A single Nitrospirota bacterium DNA region contains:
- a CDS encoding DUF3365 domain-containing protein → MLTRIRREDAVGLKTSIGAELVMAVGLALGLLLAPPAWAGSEAETAQLLIRLMQAGRSVVSEHQEVLNDPTRGDKGFSPEYFGDRMTEKFRETTGVELGRLPTGQQSTLLLTLLEAGKEVVAEAQPVINKQGVAFKGFIPALWGRRAAEKFTKRTGIRLKLTATEYRFAGNKPDEFEASVLRLFSDSRYPKGQEYSKSATVDGRPVLRVMAPEYAGAKCLKCHGEPKGERDITGMRKEGYKEGDLAGAISVVMPVR, encoded by the coding sequence ATGTTAACCCGCATCAGGAGGGAGGATGCCGTGGGCTTGAAGACATCAATCGGGGCGGAGTTGGTCATGGCGGTGGGACTGGCTCTGGGGCTGTTGCTCGCACCGCCGGCCTGGGCCGGGAGCGAGGCGGAAACGGCGCAGTTGCTGATCAGGTTGATGCAGGCCGGGCGAAGCGTGGTCAGCGAGCATCAGGAGGTGCTCAACGATCCCACGAGAGGAGACAAGGGGTTCAGCCCCGAGTATTTCGGCGACCGTATGACCGAGAAGTTCAGGGAGACAACCGGCGTCGAGCTCGGCCGTCTGCCGACCGGCCAGCAGAGCACGCTGCTGCTCACCCTGTTGGAGGCGGGCAAGGAGGTCGTTGCCGAAGCGCAGCCGGTCATCAACAAGCAGGGAGTGGCGTTCAAGGGTTTCATCCCCGCGCTCTGGGGACGGCGGGCGGCGGAGAAATTCACCAAGCGGACCGGCATCCGGTTGAAGCTGACCGCGACGGAGTATCGGTTTGCGGGGAACAAGCCCGACGAGTTCGAGGCCTCGGTCCTGCGGCTCTTCTCGGATTCCCGCTATCCCAAGGGCCAGGAGTACAGCAAGAGCGCCACGGTGGACGGCCGTCCGGTCCTGCGGGTGATGGCGCCCGAGTATGCGGGAGCCAAATGCCTGAAATGCCACGGCGAACCGAAGGGGGAGCGGGACATCACGGGCATGAGGAAGGAAGGGTACAAGGAAGGGGACCTGGCTGGCGCCATCAGCGTCGTCATGCCTGTTCGGTAG
- a CDS encoding adenosylcobinamide amidohydrolase produces MQNRTLVVDLGRLCPVLSSAPLGGGLVRARYILNHQVQANPIGAPIRDRRRRWPDPSRSLSLIARRVQADCRSVGMMTAVPLAQLVTLREEAGGLWVEGFFTVGVTNAVRAGEPTAHEDRVPVRAGTINLVLVTNARLTSSALVGAVQVATEGKTAALLAAKVPSWTGRSGATGTGTDTVVVACGAGPAGPSLRYSGTHTRIGAMIGRLVSRGVAEGLRRSRRWKNRKQ; encoded by the coding sequence GTGCAGAACCGGACTCTCGTGGTTGACCTGGGGCGACTGTGCCCGGTGCTCTCCTCCGCCCCCCTGGGCGGGGGGCTCGTGCGGGCCCGGTACATCCTGAACCATCAGGTTCAGGCCAATCCGATCGGTGCTCCGATCCGGGACCGGCGCCGCCGATGGCCCGATCCATCCAGGTCTCTGAGCCTGATCGCCCGGCGGGTGCAGGCGGATTGCCGCTCCGTCGGGATGATGACGGCGGTGCCGCTCGCCCAACTGGTCACTCTCCGGGAGGAGGCTGGAGGCCTGTGGGTGGAAGGATTCTTCACCGTCGGCGTCACGAACGCGGTGCGGGCTGGCGAGCCGACCGCTCACGAGGACCGGGTTCCCGTCCGGGCCGGGACGATCAACCTGGTCCTGGTCACGAATGCCCGGCTCACATCCTCCGCGCTGGTCGGGGCGGTGCAAGTGGCGACGGAAGGGAAGACCGCGGCCTTGCTGGCCGCCAAGGTGCCGAGCTGGACCGGCCGATCCGGGGCGACCGGCACCGGAACGGACACGGTCGTGGTGGCCTGCGGGGCCGGCCCCGCCGGTCCCTCGCTCCGCTACAGCGGCACGCACACGAGGATCGGCGCGATGATCGGCCGACTCGTGAGCCGGGGCGTTGCCGAGGGACTCCGGCGATCGAGGCGCTGGAAGAACCGCAAGCAGTAA